The Pyrus communis chromosome 2, drPyrComm1.1, whole genome shotgun sequence genome includes a window with the following:
- the LOC137724353 gene encoding protein NRT1/ PTR FAMILY 4.4-like — protein MKLRGDSKSEGAVVDSEDMSVDWRGRPCKPTNHGGMRAAVFVLGLQGFEMMAIAGVGNNLITYVLNEMHFSLSKSANIVTNFIGTVFLLSLLGGYLSDSYLGSFWTMIIFGFVELSGFILLCVQAHLPQLRPPSCNNIMSSHEHEEELCPEAKGYKALIFFAAIYLVALGSGCLKPNIISHGADQFRRDDSKQSKKLSSYFNCAYFAFCTGELIALTVLVWVQTHSGMDVGFGVSAAAMAMGLFCLTFGTSLYRNKPPRGSIFTPIAQVFVAAFTKRKQICPSNTEMLHGNRNSVPMSNHLFVPMSPNVTTLLHTEKFRFLDKACIKIEDGSQRIESSWRLCTVAQVEQVKIIFSVVPIFACTIIFNTILAQLQTFSVQQGSSMNTRIAKGFKVPPASLQAIPYIMLIFLVPLYEIVFVPAARKVTGRDSGISPLQRVGTGLFIATFSMVSAALIEQKRRNAALYSNQALSIFWIAPQFLIFGLSEMFTAVGLIEFFYKQSLEGMQSFLTAMTYCSYSFGFYLSSLLVSLVNKVTSTSSNGGWLSDNDLNRDRLDRFYWLLAALSLANFFNYLFWSNWYSYNPSLSPKESSSSSYGKDLESNSFNPSKPVVEPHN, from the exons ATGAAATTAAGAGGAGATTCAAAGAGTGAGGGTGCAGTGGTGGATTCGGAGGATATGTCTGTTGATTGGAGAGGCAGACCCTGCAAGCCTACCAACCATGGTGGAATGAGGGCTGCTGTTTTTGTCCTTg GTCTGCAGGGTTTTGAGATGATGGCAATAGCAGGTGTTGGGAACAATCTGATTACGTATGTACTAAATGAGATGCACTTTTCACTGTCAAAGTCTGCAAACATAGTCACGAACTTCATAGGGACAGTCTTCCTCCTCTCCCTCCTTGGTGGCTACCTTTCTGATTCATACCTTGGGAGCTTCTGGACCATGATCATCTTCGGCTTTGTCGAGCTCTCT GGTTTTATATTGCTGTGCGTGCAAGCCCATCTCCCACAATTAAGGCCACCCTCCTGCAACAATATTATGTCATCCCATGAGCATGAGGAGGAGTTATGTCCTGAGGCAAAGGGCTACAAGGCCCTGATATTCTTTGCTGCAATATACCTGGTGGCCTTAGGAAGCGGTTGCCTAAAACCGAACATAATCTCTCATGGGGCCGACCAGTTCAGGAGGGACGACTCCAAGCAGTCTAAGAAGCTATCATCTTACTTCAACTGCGCTTACTTCGCCTTCTGCACCGGAGAACTCATTGCACTAACAGTCCTTGTTTGGGTCCAAACACACTCCGGGATGGATGTTGGGTTTGGAGTCTCAGCAGCTGCCATGGCAATGGGATTATTCTGCTTGACTTTTGGTACATCTCTTTACAGGAACAAACCCCCTCGAGGAAGTATTTTCACTCCTATTGCTCAA GTTTTTGTTGCTGCGTTTACAAAGAGAAAGCAAATCTGTCCTTCAAATACAGAAATGCTGCATGGAAACCGAAACAGTGTGCCAATGTCAAACCACCTCTTTGTTCCCATGTCACCAAACGTCACTACTCTCCTCCACACTGAAAAGTTCAG ATTCCTGGACAAGGCATGCATCAAAATTGAAGATGGAAGTCAGCGGATCGAAAGTTCTTGGAGATTATGCACCGTCGCACAGGTGGAGCAAGTCAAAATCATTTTCTCAGTTGTGCCCATTTTTGCATGTACCATCATCTTCAACACAATTTTAGCTCAACTCCAGACATTCTCCGTCCAGCAAGGAAGTTCCATGAACACTAGGATCGCGAAAGGTTTCAAAGTTCCCCCAGCTTCGCTTCAAGCCATCCCTTACATTATGCTCATCTTCCTTGTCCCTCTCTATGAAATTGTCTTTGTCCCTGCTGCAAGAAAAGTGACAGGAAGGGACTCGGGGATCTCACCTTTGCAAAGAGTTGGCACTGGCCTCTTTATTGCTACTTTTTCCATGGTTTCAGCTGCATTGATTGAGCAAAAGAGAAGAAACGCAGCCTTGTATTCGAACCAAGCCCTTTCTATCTTTTGGATTGCTCCACAGTTTCTCATCTTTGGCCTTTCGGAGATGTTCACCGCGGTGGGGCTCATAGAGTTCTTCTACAAGCAGTCATTGGAGGGGATGCAGTCCTTTCTGActgccatgacatactgctcaTACTCGTTCGGCTTCTATTTGAGCTCCCTCCTTGTTTCTCTGGTGAACAAGGTGacctcaacttcttcaaatGGTGGGTGGCTCAGTGACAATGATCTCAACAGGGATAGGCTAGACCGTTTCTATTGGCTGCTCGCTGCGCTCAGCCTCGCCAACTTCTTCAATTACCTTTTCTGGTCTAATTGGTATTCTTACAACCCGTCTTTATCACCGAAAGagtcctcttcctcctcctacGGAAAGGACTTGGAAAGCAATAGCTTCAACCCTTCAAAGCCTGTTGTTGAACCTCACAATTAA